The bacterium region CCTCACCCTCGCCCTCTCCCCGGAGGGGAGAGGGGGTCATCCTTCCCCACCGACATAGCTTGTGGGCCTCCGAGCCCCACGCGCACGCCCTCTTCCCAGTCCTTCAGCCGCCGCGCGTCTCGGCTACTCGGGGATCGGACAGGTTAGCCGCCACGAGGCGCAGCACGCGGCGCGCCAGCGACGGCGATTCCGGATCGTGCTTGAAGTAGACGTGGACCTCGTCGTGCGAGGCGACCGCGGATCTCAGCTCCGCGAGCCACGGCCGCAGCGATGCTGTGGTGTAGCCCCGCCGCAGCCGGAAGTAGGCGGCCGGACCGAGGTCGACGAGCGGCGCGCGGGGCCACTTCTCCTCATCGGTGACGACCAGCGCGCTCCCATGGGCGCGGAGGACGCGATACGTCTGGTCGTGAAACCAGGACTCATGGCGGAACTCCGCCGCGGCCGGCCGGCCGAGCGCGCCCAGCAGCGAGTCGAGAAGCTCGACGTTGAGCTGTCGCGCCGGCGGGAACTGCAGCAGGATCGGACCGAGCCGCTCGCCGAGCGGCGCCACGCGCTCGCCGAAGAGCCGCGCCAGGCCGACACGATCGAAGCCTTCCGCCGAGTACGTCAGGCCGCGGTTGGCCTTCATGCAAAACCGAAAGCCCGGCTCGGTCGTGGCGGCCCACCTCACCAGGGTCGGCTCCGGCGGGGTTCGATAGAAGCTGCCGTTCAGCTCGACGCCGTTGAGCCGCTCCGAGTAGTAGGCGAGCATCTTCGAGCCGGCAAGGCCGGCCGGATAGAAATCACCCCGCCAGCCCT contains the following coding sequences:
- a CDS encoding DUF72 domain-containing protein, with the translated sequence MLAYYSERLNGVELNGSFYRTPPEPTLVRWAATTEPGFRFCMKANRGLTYSAEGFDRVGLARLFGERVAPLGERLGPILLQFPPARQLNVELLDSLLGALGRPAAAEFRHESWFHDQTYRVLRAHGSALVVTDEEKWPRAPLVDLGPAAYFRLRRGYTTASLRPWLAELRSAVASHDEVHVYFKHDPESPSLARRVLRLVAANLSDPRVAETRGG